Proteins encoded by one window of Myxocyprinus asiaticus isolate MX2 ecotype Aquarium Trade chromosome 35, UBuf_Myxa_2, whole genome shotgun sequence:
- the LOC127426608 gene encoding epithelial membrane protein 3-like, whose product MAFLLMSVTVLHLVTLAMLFIATMEKSWWSWADIENTDLWYKCMFDNSTETWLCSSANESEWLQSVQALMILSVVLSSISFMVFLGQLFTMSKGGLFYLTGLCQIFAGFAAFAAVLIYTFQRKEILQDSRELEKGHFGYCYILAWVCVPLLLVSGSLYVHLRKKA is encoded by the exons ATGGCTTTCTTGTTGATGTCAGTTACTGTTCTGCATTTGGTCACTCTGGCGATGCTTTTCATTGCCACAATGGAAAAG TCCTGGTGGTCTTGGGCAGACATTGAAAATACAGATCTCTGGTATAAATGTATGTTTGACAACAGCACAGAAACCTGGCTGTGTTCATCTGCCAATGAGAGCG aaTGGCTTCAGTCAGTACAAGCGCTAATGATATTGTCTGTTGTCCTCTCCTCCATCTCCTTCATGGTGTTCCTCGGTCAGCTCTTTACCATGTCCAAAGGAGGACTTTTCTACTTAACTGGACTGTGTCAAATTTTTGCAG GTTTTGCAGCATTTGCGGCTGTACTTATCTACACTTTTCAAAGGAAAGAGATTCTTCAAGATTCTCGTGAACTGGAAAAGGGTCATTTCGGCTACTGTTACATCCTAGCCTGGGTGTGCGTGCCTCTCTTGCTTGTTAGTGGCTCACTTTATGTCCATCTGCGCAAAAAGGCCTGA